One genomic segment of Burkholderia pyrrocinia includes these proteins:
- a CDS encoding sodium:solute symporter, producing the protein MLLDYLVMLVYALTMLALGWYGMRKARNRNDFLVAGRRLGPGLYLGTMAAVVLGGASTIGTVKLGYQYGLSGLWLVFMLGLGIIVLSLVFSRQIARLNVFTVTQVLEQRYQASSRLIGGIVMVAYDLMVAVTATIAIGSVTEVVFGVPRIAAILCGGGIVIVYSVIGGMWSLTLTDIIQFVIKTIGIFFVLLPLSIHDAGGLARMQAVLPAGFFDLGHIGLETIVTYFLLYFFGALIGQDIWQRVFTARSETVVRYAGLGAGIYCMLYGVACALIGAAARVLIPDLAVPENAYAEVTRQVLSTGLRGLVVAAALSAIMSTASGCLLAAATVLQEDVYARFMRAGGAGTLCESRLFTLLMGVAMLVLACMVNDVIAALSIAYNLLVGGLLVPIVGALLWRRATARGAIASIVAGSVVVVLFMVLDGVLATTPIVYGLAASLVTFVAVSLAGRPAAALEPQSD; encoded by the coding sequence ATGCTGCTCGATTACCTGGTCATGCTGGTCTATGCGCTGACGATGCTCGCGCTCGGCTGGTACGGCATGCGCAAGGCGCGCAACCGGAACGATTTCCTGGTCGCCGGCCGGCGCCTCGGCCCCGGGCTGTATCTCGGCACGATGGCCGCCGTGGTGCTCGGCGGCGCATCGACCATCGGCACGGTCAAGCTCGGTTACCAGTACGGGTTGTCGGGGCTGTGGCTGGTCTTCATGCTCGGCCTGGGGATCATCGTCCTGAGCCTCGTGTTTTCGCGGCAGATCGCCCGGCTCAACGTCTTTACCGTCACCCAGGTGCTGGAGCAGCGCTATCAGGCGTCGTCGCGGTTGATCGGCGGCATCGTGATGGTCGCGTACGACCTGATGGTGGCCGTTACCGCCACCATCGCGATCGGCTCGGTCACCGAGGTGGTATTCGGCGTCCCGCGCATCGCGGCGATACTGTGCGGCGGCGGCATCGTGATCGTCTATTCGGTGATCGGCGGCATGTGGTCGCTGACCCTCACCGACATCATCCAGTTCGTCATCAAGACGATCGGGATCTTTTTCGTGCTGCTGCCGCTGTCGATTCACGACGCGGGCGGCCTCGCGCGGATGCAGGCCGTGCTGCCGGCGGGCTTCTTCGATCTCGGGCACATCGGCCTGGAAACCATCGTCACCTACTTCCTGCTGTATTTCTTCGGCGCGCTGATCGGCCAGGACATCTGGCAGCGCGTGTTCACCGCGCGCAGCGAGACGGTCGTGCGTTACGCGGGCCTCGGCGCGGGGATCTACTGCATGCTCTACGGCGTGGCTTGCGCATTGATCGGCGCGGCCGCACGCGTGCTGATACCGGATCTCGCGGTGCCCGAAAACGCGTACGCCGAAGTGACGCGCCAGGTCTTGTCGACGGGCTTGCGCGGCCTCGTGGTGGCCGCCGCGCTGTCGGCCATCATGTCGACCGCGTCCGGCTGCCTGCTGGCGGCCGCCACCGTGCTCCAGGAGGACGTCTATGCGCGGTTCATGCGCGCCGGCGGAGCCGGCACCCTGTGCGAGAGCCGCCTGTTCACGCTGCTGATGGGCGTGGCGATGCTCGTCCTCGCGTGCATGGTCAACGACGTCATCGCCGCGTTGAGCATCGCGTACAACCTGCTCGTCGGCGGCCTGCTGGTGCCGATCGTCGGCGCGCTGCTGTGGCGCCGCGCGACCGCCCGCGGCGCGATCGCCAGCATCGTCGCGGGCAGTGTCGTGGTGGTGCTGTTCATGGTGCTCGACGGCGTGCTCGCGACCACGCCGATCGTCTACGGGCTGGCGGCCAGCCTCGTGACCTTCGTGGCGGTCAGTCTCGCCGGGCGGCCGGCGGCGGCCCTCGAACCGCAATCGGACTGA
- a CDS encoding 5-formyltetrahydrofolate cyclo-ligase — MKRRTFLALPAVAASGMLVGCADFGPVTKQWMKDSKYDETLSTFLITADGKQLVVLGTKYHYIFDMPPGLATVLTAPYRPKLQTAFLDFEAHGERITGRYAMRLRYADAPDGSEMRERALADGFKEAYGSLEEEGTISGKRYLPNEVTPSSVPQAFNRPYQVTVTEKLSAVGKGAKLALSPITMAADGVVGLLGVALFPFALTAFIVMAS, encoded by the coding sequence ATGAAAAGAAGAACATTTCTCGCGCTACCCGCCGTGGCGGCGTCCGGCATGCTCGTCGGCTGCGCCGATTTTGGCCCCGTCACCAAGCAATGGATGAAGGATTCGAAATACGACGAAACGTTGTCGACCTTCCTGATTACCGCGGACGGCAAGCAACTCGTCGTGCTCGGCACAAAGTACCACTACATCTTCGATATGCCGCCGGGTCTCGCGACTGTGCTCACGGCACCCTATCGTCCGAAGCTTCAGACGGCGTTCCTCGATTTCGAGGCGCACGGCGAGCGGATCACCGGTCGTTACGCGATGCGGCTCCGCTATGCGGATGCGCCGGACGGCTCCGAGATGCGCGAGCGCGCGCTCGCGGACGGTTTCAAGGAAGCGTACGGTTCCCTGGAGGAAGAAGGCACGATCAGCGGCAAGCGCTACCTGCCGAACGAGGTGACGCCGTCGTCGGTGCCGCAGGCGTTCAATCGTCCGTACCAGGTCACGGTGACGGAGAAGCTATCGGCAGTCGGCAAGGGCGCCAAGCTGGCGTTGTCGCCGATCACGATGGCGGCGGACGGCGTGGTGGGGCTGCTCGGCGTCGCGCTATTTCCGTTCGCGCTTACCGCATTCATCGTCATGGCGAGCTAG